The following proteins come from a genomic window of Vibrio vulnificus NBRC 15645 = ATCC 27562:
- the hutX gene encoding heme utilization cystosolic carrier protein HutX, whose translation MNSLQQQVAELLQQEPTLLPAAMAERLSVTELDIVQSLPQDMAVLVKGELAQSILENLVDFGPVTTIVHAFGSIFEVKAPFPKGKEARGYYNLMGKQGELHGHLKLDNVVAVALVSKPFMGKESHYFGFFSASGENIFKIYLGRDEKRELFPEQVARFKSMQNEFAQ comes from the coding sequence ATGAATTCTCTGCAACAACAAGTAGCTGAACTGCTACAACAAGAACCCACGTTATTACCCGCAGCGATGGCAGAACGCCTAAGCGTAACGGAGCTCGACATCGTTCAGTCTCTCCCTCAGGATATGGCTGTTTTGGTTAAAGGAGAGCTCGCGCAATCCATTTTAGAGAACCTGGTTGATTTTGGCCCAGTGACGACCATCGTACATGCGTTCGGCTCGATTTTTGAGGTGAAAGCGCCCTTCCCGAAAGGGAAAGAGGCAAGAGGCTATTACAACCTAATGGGCAAACAGGGTGAGTTGCACGGCCATCTCAAGTTAGACAATGTTGTTGCAGTGGCTTTAGTCAGCAAGCCATTCATGGGGAAAGAAAGCCACTACTTTGGTTTCTTTTCGGCCTCTGGTGAGAACATTTTTAAGATCTATCTAGGCCGCGATGAAAAACGTGAACTGTTCCCAGAGCAAGTGGCACGTTTTAAATCAATGCAAAATGAGTTTGCTCAATAA